The Plasmodium berghei ANKA genome assembly, chromosome: 8 genome has a segment encoding these proteins:
- a CDS encoding ubiquitin-like protein, putative, whose protein sequence is MEEENIKIKVKSIDNQECEFCVKKNTTTEELKGMISEKKNVDINDIRLIYQGQCLSNTKTIAEYNIQNDHIIHLVIRKKENVNNSAYEKTNQFKNIDQDNNNNNYASSSTPINDPLQYGFASNINFNNVNNNGNTTDNNNRPFGNTTIPTTNIGGATPLYFTHMRLTRNDNLENDIMSQTNMCSLLNDIMSQVNINPNFIYGAAASAVNSVGSGENFFTANIRPNDANVNINEFRANKEKDANIASSPNVGNKQKDMDKDETEKESENISNEINCNDVEKSGEKGTNNNNNCGNVNSEHNKQKSEKQTNNKLPKEGKNREKKNNSSSSSSSENSSYEYNKNNKESDEDKKKKLKKKLKKKLKKKYMQKIRNKYSSDDKINKYNEKNLKKENINDIYSSSYNSNYESSYSENSDTKERELDDEKKKRHKNKILEKLRKKKEKKKKKKYYYSTNSSSDYDKIYEQNEKKKKKKRNKAKFIFDPNLLYNPNYMRNIYRGMYNPGQYPPYITNFNNGNSLRANTNFNNIFNNNSSVFRNIPYPYINGNDMNRSMFYYDQKCANISENENYVNFKDGMHDEYENIKGFVNKRFYKREELNTNDKKRIINMNKNKNISDANNNSEILFGSNFCNNNVHTGNRSMNDAQNLIKNSNDCFTGGILNGVTPQNSNNTTTTNNNVNSNNRNDYANIIPFSDVEIVRNNLVRTNSRGTLSQGGEELSENNLIDEHMRSIQMASNNIRHLRSTSKLLNDENDFEYKNIELNIPWRIMEQLLVLLEEETGYKRPNLSSYINSYYNTNSIYVFFNLFVHINNIINSIIIQFNHSNFLNNDISMSSFSRISIILSLASVIFSRLSNFFFVFYDNFYCNNYGRSYRYSEPINHEYLRELRNFYYSSNRNNNIRNSNISNFNYDPNNIFDNHRINPNKTNLQQEFEEYYKNYLSGIDINMNNNVLLRKDHKNFKTNNLDDNIFSQDNYITHYRFKNKHKLSNSFMDPKGNKYNNNKFTDLKNHLKTDKDWNTNNPFSTLQNYNKKHNPLLYISKKKKKGNKKNGEPTQKNDKDINKNPSICSSKNSHNNSSNFDNNKNNESEIKKFLEPNVVDSSTQNTKDKGNFMIDIFKNILKNEPEEKITENNINDKNCLKNTEKTNNNFPNTTLACYDNNMDDMYGTSDEEKDQTNNHIHIQSNIIPQKDSTNNPLFSEQNEKLQENNGKPNDEKNNSVDIQKNNQAVVNNLSIPNINFANILNDVQNQLATHKAPEAPQRDKFDGIPDKVKERYVNWTENTQIFSGQMIKICRNKRPLSYVYLGENSLNEDISYNNPLPFLWKKNMSNINASFDLEIPDELVEAFDMHILEYVQKSIKNNEDYKLEKFKYPNLSKCEEFFDEADKN, encoded by the exons atggaagaagaaaatattaaaataaaggTAAAGAGCATAGATAACCAAGAATGTGAGTTttgtgtaaaaaaaaacacaacAACAGAAGAATTAAAGGGAATGAtatcagaaaaaaaaaatgtagatataaatgatataagATTAATATATCAAGGTCAATGTTTATCAAATACAAAAACAATAGCTGAATATAATATCCAAAATGATcatataatacatttagtaataagaaaaaaagaaaatgtaaataatagtgcatatgaaaaaacaaatcaattcaaaaatatagaccaagacaataataataataattatgctAGTAGTAGCACCCCCATTAATGATCCTTTACAATATGGTTTTGCGTCCAACATAAATTTCAATAATGTTAATAACAATGGAAATACTacagataataataataggcCATTTGGTAATACAACTATACCTACAACTAATATTGGGGGTGCAACACCTCTTTATTTTACACATATGAGATTAACAAGAAATGATAATTTggaaaatgatataatgAGCCAAACTAACATGTGTTCACtattaaatgatattatGAGTCAAGTTAATATTAATCcgaattttatttatggaGCAGCAGCATCAGCAGTTAATTCTGTTGGATCTGGGGAAAACTTTTTTACTGCCAACATCAGGCCCAATGATGCGAATGTCaatattaatgaatttCGAGctaataaagaaaaagacGCAAACATTGCGAGTAGTCCGAACGTTGGTAACAAACAAAAGGACATGGATAAAGATGAAACTGAAAAAGAAAgtgaaaatataagtaaCGAGATAAATTGTAATGATGTGGAAAAGAGTGGAGAAAAAGGaactaataataataataattgcGGAAATGTAAATTCAGAgcataataaacaaaaaagtgaaaaacAAACGAATAATAAACTTCCAAAAgaaggaaaaaatagagaaaaaaaaaataatagtagcAGTAGTAGTAGTAGTGAGAATAGCagttatgaatataataaaaataacaaagaAAGTGatgaagataaaaaaaaaaaattaaaaaaaaaattaaaaaaaaaattaaaaaaaaaatatatgcaaaaaataagaaataaatatagtagtgatgataaaataaataaatataatgaaaaaaatttaaaaaaagaaaatattaatgatatatatagttcTTCTTATAATAGCAATTATGAATCATCTTATTCAGAAAATTCGGATACAAAAGAAAGGGAACTAGATgatgaaaagaaaaaaagacataaaaataaaatcttAGAAAAattgagaaaaaaaaaagaaaaaaaaaaaaaaaaaaaatattattattctacTAATTCATCATCAgattatgataaaatatatgaacaaaatgaaaagaaaaaaaaaaaaaaaagaaataaagccaaatttatttttgatccaaatcttttatataatccAAATTATATGCGTAACATATATAGAGGTATGTATAACCCTGGACAATATCCCCCCtatataacaaattttaacaATGGAAATTCTTTGAGAGCAAATACAAAtttcaataatatttttaataataatagtagtGTATTCAGAAATATTCCTTATCCATATATTAATGGAAACGATATGAATAGGTcaatgttttattatgatCAAAAATGTGCAAATATAAgcgaaaatgaaaattatgtaaattTTAAAGATGGTATGCATGATGAATATGAAAACATAAAGGgatttgtaaataaaagattTTATAAGCGAGAAGAATTAAATactaatgataaaaaaagaataataaatatgaataagaataaaaacattTCAGATGCTAACAATAATAGTGAAATTCTTTTTGGAAGTAACTTTTGTAATAACAATGTCCATACAGGAAATAGAAGCATGAATGATGCACAGAATTTGATCAAAAATTCAAACGATTGTTTTACGGGTGGAATATTAAATGGTGTAACTCCACAAAACAGCAACAATACTACTActactaataataatgttaatTCCAATAATAGAAACGATTATGCAAATATAATACCTTTTAGTGATGTCGAAATTGTTAGAAATAACTTAGTTCGAACAAATTCAAGAGGCACATTAAGTCAAGGGGGAGAAGAATTAtctgaaaataatttaatagaTGAACATATGAGATCTATTCAAATGGCTAGTAATAACATAAGACACCTAAGAAGCacatcaaaattattaaatgatgaaaatgattttgaatataaaaatatcgaATTAAATATTCCATGGAGGATAATGGAGCAATTGTTAGTTTTATTAGAAGAAGAAACAGGATATAAACGACCTAATTTAtcatcatatattaattcttATTATAATACTAATTCGATTTATGTAttctttaatttatttgttcatattaataatataataaatagtatTATAATTCAATTTAACCATtcgaattttttaaataatgatatatctATGTCATCCTTTTCAAGAATAAGtataattttatctttagcttctgttattttttcaagATTATccaactttttttttgtattttatgataatttttattgcaACAATTATGGACGAAGTTATAGATATTCAGAGCCAATTAATCATGAATATTTAAGAGAGTTAagaaatttttattattccagtaatagaaataataatattcgtaattcaaatatttcaaattttaattatgatccaaataatatttttgataatcATAGAATAAACCctaataaaacaaatttacaACAAGAATTTgaagaatattataaaaattatttaagtggtattgatataaatatgaataataatgtattattacGAAAAgatcataaaaattttaagacaaataatttagatgacaatatattttcacaagataattatattactCACTAtagatttaaaaataaacataaattatCAAACAGCTTTATGGATCCAAAgggaaataaatataataataataaatttactgatttaaaaaatcatttaaaaacaGATAAAGATTGGAATACGAATAATCCTTTTTCCACActtcaaaattataacaaaaagCACAACCctcttttatatataagtaagaaaaaaaaaaaaggaaataaaaaaaatggagaaCCCAcccaaaaaaatgataaagatattaataaaaaccCTAGTATATGCAGTTCCAAAAATAgtcataataatagtagTAATTTtgacaataataaaaataatgaatctgaaattaaaaaatttcttGAACCCAATGTTGTAGATTCTAGTACTCAAAACACAAAAGATAAAGGAAATTTTATGattgatatttttaaaaatatcttGAAAAATGAGCcagaagaaaaaataacagaaaataatattaatgataaaaattgtttgaaaaatactgaaaaaacaaataataattttcctAACACAACTTTAGCATgttatgataataatatggatGATATGTATGGAACTTCTGACGAGGAAAAAGACCAAACAAATAATCATATTCATATTCAATCCAATATAATACCTCAAAAAGATTCCACTAATAATCCTTTATTTTCtgaacaaaatgaaaaactACAAGAAAATAATGGTAAAccaaatgatgaaaaaaacaatagtgtagatattcaaaaaaataaccaGGCAGTagttaataatttatcgattccaaatattaattttgcaaatattttaaatgacGTTCAAAACCAGTTAGCTACTCATAAGGCACCAGAGGCACCTCAGCGCGATAAG tTTGACGGAATACCCGATAAAGTCAAAGAAAGATATGTAAACTGGACAGAAAACACTCAAATATTTTCTGGACAa atgataaaaatatgcagAAATAAAAGGCCACTAAGTTATGTATACCTCGGTGAAAATTCACTAAACGAAGATATTTCCTATAACAACCCATTAcctttttt atggaaaaaaaacatgagCAATATAAATGCCAGCTTTGACCTAGAAATACCAGAT GAATTGGTGGAAGCATTTGATATGCACATTTTGGAATATGTACAAAAgtcaattaaaaataacgaGGACtataaattagaaaaatttaaatatccaa ACCTTTCAAAATGCGAAGAGTTTTTTGATGAAGCTGACAAAAATTAG
- a CDS encoding S-adenosylmethionine synthetase, putative encodes MDQLKIKRGNFLFTSESVNEGHPDKVCDQISDAILDACLKEDPESKVACEVCAKKNFIFIFGEITTKAKVNYDQVTRNVLKHIGYDDEKKGLDYKNAEIKVFIDEQSPDIAQCVHENKQPELIGAGDQGIMFGYATDETENYMPLTHHYATLLGKRLTEVRKLGILPYLGPDGKTQITIEYKNKASGVYHMEPIRVHTVLISTQHSENVKYEQLKSDLMENVVKYVIPEKLLDKDTLYYLNPSGKFVLGGPAADAGLTGRKIICDTYGGWGAHGGGAFSGKDASKVDRSAAYYLRYIAKSLVANKFCRRVLVQASYSIGIANPVSLNVNSYGTVSTGYTDYDLEQIILRNFDLRPGFIIDELKLKEPIFSKTSAYGHFGRDDQSFTWEKVKDLTHEKNVLKN; translated from the coding sequence atggaccaattaaaaataaaaagaggAAATTTTCTATTTACTTCGGAATCCGTTAACGAAGGACACCCCGATAAAGTTTGTGACCAAATATCTGATGCAATTTTAGATGCATGCTTAAAAGAAGATCCCGAAAGCAAAGTTGCTTGTGAAGTATGCGCaaagaaaaattttatttttatttttggaGAAATAACAACAAAAGCAAAGGTAAATTATGATCAAGTCACAAGAAATGTCTTAAAACACATAGGATatgatgatgaaaaaaaaggtttagattataaaaatgctGAAATAAAGGTATTCATTGATGAGCAATCCCCTGATATAGCACAATGTGTACATGAAAATAAGCAACCTGAATTAATTGGTGCTGGGGATCAAGGTATAATGTTTGGATATGCCACAGATGAAactgaaaattatatgccTCTAACACATCACTATGCAACTTTATTAGGAAAAAGATTAACAGAAGTTCGCAAATTAGGAATATTACCGTATTTAGGACCTGATGGAAAAACACAAATAACtatagaatataaaaataaagctAGTGGTGTTTATCATATGGAACCAATACGTGTACATACGGTTTTAATATCTACACAACACTCTGAAAATGTCAAATATGAACAATTAAAATCTGATTTAATGGAAAATGTTGTTAAATATGTTATTccagaaaaattattagatAAGGAtactttatattatttaaatccATCAGGAAAGTTTGTACTTGGTGGCCCTGCAGCAGATGCTGGATTAACTggaagaaaaattatttgtgaCACATATGGTGGATGGGGAGCACATGGTGGAGGTGCCTTTTCAGGAAAAGATGCATCAAAAGTTGATCGTTCCGCAGCTTATTATTTACGTTATATTGCTAAATCACTAGTTGctaataaattttgtagAAGAGTTTTAGTACAAGCTTCTTATTCTATTGGTATTGCCAATCCAGTGTCGCTAAATGTCAATTCATATGGTACAGTTAGCACTGGATATACTGATTATGACTTAGAACAAATAATTCTAAGAAATTTTGACCTTAGACCTGGATTTATTATTGAcgaattaaaattaaaggaACCAATTTTTTCCAAAACATCAGCTTATGGCCATTTTGGAAGAGACGATCAATCATTTACTTGGGAAAAAGTAAAAGATTTAACTcacgaaaaaaatgttttaaaaaattaa
- a CDS encoding para-aminobenzoic acid synthetase, putative, giving the protein MIKPIRSLFIDNFDSYSYNIIYFLQKINGIKPIIIYPDEINYDEFLEKYYNKIDNIIISPGYGNPEENKHNNLVINILKNNLNIPILGICYGHQLICHFYGGKIKKVKNMFHGNTNIIHINKDENGKYCNLFNNIKNNFRATCYNSLKVSKHINTSILDITCYSIYLNEYILMGIKHKQLPYYSVQYHPESVVSEYSYQFFENFKNITIDYHKKNKTIRFRQLENDLFESYIENKQISNINSTNDISFDKCLNNTSEKMYELKIVKVVGIENLCNVSYDIFQNVFYNKDDICFWLDSNNEILNNKNHDEKNVQIQNDIFNDLINSSRFSYMGNTRGSLSDVIEYYFVNPGKNGEKNEYSVIINLKRKETNKTTSHFLHQTQNNISEKNNFLNFDEESNTYEYQEIIKPNNCLVKYLNKKLEKYKNNFNINFSIFDINENIKNNKSGISSIRIDDSFSYPIDHSNVQNNCCNHSDYSFEKDDFIFNNKDTCLLGYIGVFNYEYKYETIKFLYGKNFEHVKNKDNEYFPVSFFIFPQNFIALDLVKNSLYLICLEPTKARSPDYSHEMENEKMKKITNKINISNINKPCDKTCTSIKKENEQWIHETLNKIMNIVNKRPDMIDEQNGKFLDEKKNKIIFSSSLSKDEYIENVRKCKNKIKNGYSYELCLTTSFEGKYYICDKNSINILDLYKYLRKVNKVSYSCFINYNRKIIIKKNKCENENLKENEKKKNFNEKLEFSILCLSPEEFLRKNKDNIIRSKPIKGTIKRGKTNEEDIKLITELKNNKKEISENLMIVDLTTNDFHRLCQIDTVKVSKLFHIESYTFLHQMVSEIIGKNNNSKDFSDSIINIFPGGSMTGSPKLISMSILQEIEQLPRGIYSGSAGFISIEGNFIFNIIIRTAIIRNNIISIGAGGAITIKSDENAEYDEMLLKFKSISSPICSYFKERYNANVQYNI; this is encoded by the exons atgataaaaccAATTCGTAGCCTATTTATTGATAATTTCGACTCGTACTcatacaatattatatactttttacAAAAGATAAATGGAATAAAACCgattattatatatccagatgaaataaattatgatgaatttctagaaaaatattacaacaaaattgataatataataatatcacCTGGTTATGGAAACCCAGAAGAAAATAAGCATAATAATTTAGTAATTAACATATTAaagaataatttaaatattccgATATTAGGAATATGTTATGGGCATCAATTAATTTGTCATTTTTATGgaggaaaaataaaaaaagttaaaaatatgttccatggtaatacaaatattatacatataaataaagatgaaaatggaaaatattgtaatttatttaataatataaaaaataattttagaGCAACTTGTTATAATTCATTGAAAGTGAGTAAACATATCAATACATCAATATTAGATATAACTTGTTATTCTATATActtaaatgaatatatattaatgggTATAAAACATAAACAACTTCCTTATTATTCTGTCCAATATCATCCAGAATCTGTAGTAAGCGAATATAGTTATCAGTTTTtcgaaaattttaaaaatattactatagattatcataaaaaaaataaaacaattcGTTTCAGACAATTAGAGaatgatttatttgaaagttatattgaaaataaacaaatttctAACATTAATAGCACCAATGATATATCTTTTGATAAATGTCTTAATAATACTAGTGAAAAAATGTATGAACTAAAAATAGTCAAAGTTGTTGGTATTGAAAATCTTTGCAATGTTTcttatgatatatttcaaaatgttttttaCAATAAAGATGATATATGTTTTTGGTTAGACAGTAATAAcgaaatattaaataataaaaatcacgatgaaaaaaatgttcaaatacaaaatgatatatttaatgaCCTAATCAACAGTTCAAGGTTTTCTTACATGGGCAATACTAGAGGTAGCCTCAGTGATGTTATcgaatattattttgtaaaccCTGGAAAAAAtggtgaaaaaaatgaatatagtgttataataaatttaaaaaggaaagaaacaaataaaacaactagccattttttacatcaaacacaaaataatatatctgaaaaaaataatttcctCAATTTTGACGAAGAAAGTAATACATACGAATATCaagaaattataaaacCTAACAATTGCTTagttaaatatttaaataaaaaattggaaaaatataaaaacaattttaatataaatttctctatatttgatataaatgaaaatatcaaaaataataaatctgGAATTTCAAGCATTCGAATTGATGATTCATTTAGTTACCCAATTGATCATTCAAACGTCCAAAATAATTGTTGTAATCATTCTGATTATTCTTTTGAAAAAgatgattttatttttaataacaaaGACACATGCTTGTTAGGATATATTGGAGTATttaattatgaatataaatatgaaactataaaatttttatatggtaaaaattttgaacatgtaaaaaataaagacaatgaatattttccagtatctttttttatttttcctcAAAATTTTATTGCACTCGatttagtaaaaaatagtttatATTTGATATGTTTAGAACCGACGAAAGCGAGATCACCAGATTATTCCCATGAAAtggaaaatgaaaaaatgaaaaaaattacaaataaaataaatatatcaaatataaataaaccTTGTGATAAAACCTGTACATccattaaaaaagaaaatgaacaaTGGATCCATGAAACTCTCaacaaaattatgaacatAGTGAATAAGCGGCCTGATATGATTGACGAACAAAATGGTAAATTTttagatgaaaaaaaaaataaaataatattttcttcatcttTGAGCAAAGATgaatatattgaaaatgttAGAAAGtgcaaaaataaaataaaaaatggttATTCATATGAACTTTGTTTAACAACATCATTTGaaggaaaatattatatttgtgaTAAAAATTCTATAAACATACtagatttatataaatatttgagAAAAGTAAATAAAGTGTCATATAGTTGTTTTATTAACTAcaatagaaaaattattattaagaaaaataaatgtgaaaatgaaaatttaaaagaaaatgaaaaaaaaaaaaattttaatgaaaaattagaatttagtattttatgtttaagCCCTGAAGAATTcttaagaaaaaataaagacaatattattagaagTAAGCCAATTAAAGGTACAATAAAAAGAGGAAAAACAAATGAAgaagatataaaattaataacagaattaaaaaataataaaaaagaaatatcagaaaatttaatgatTGTAGATTTAACAACTAATGATTTTCATAGATTATGTCAAATTGATACAGTTAAAGTTAGcaaattatttcatatagAATCATATACTTTTCTTCATCAAATGGTGTCAGAAATTATtgggaaaaataataattcaaagGATTTTTCGGATtctattataaatattttcccCGGTGGGTCTATGACTGGTTCTCCTAAACTTATATCAATGTCCATTTTACAgga aATTGAGCAGTTGCCACGAGGCATATATTCAGGATCTGCTGGCTTCATATCTATAGAGgggaattttatttttaacataatTATTAGAACTGCAATAATACGAAACAATATT aTTTCAATCGGAGCTGGGGGAGCCATTACAATCAAGAGTGACGAAAATGCAGAATACGATGAAATGTTGTTAAAGTTTAAGAGTATATCAAGCCCAATTTG TTCATATTTTAAGGAACGATATAATGCCAATGTGCAGTATAATATTTAG
- a CDS encoding phosphoglycerate kinase, putative, which yields MLGNKLTISDIPSVKNKRVLVRADYNVPIENGEVKDTTRIVATLPTINYLKKEGASKIILISHCGRPDGLKNLKYTLKPVAEVLKKLLGEDVLFLNDCVGSDIEKEINNAKNQSVILLENLRFHIEEEGKGVDAAGNKIKANKEDIEKFQNKLTKLGDIFINDAFGTAHRAHSSMVGIKLNVKASGFLMKKELEYFSKALENPQRPVLAILGGAKVSDKIQLIKNLLDKVDRMIIGGGMAYTFKRVLKNMEIGDSLFDEAGSKIVNEIMEKAKSKNVQICLPVDFKIADKFDNNANTKFVTDEEGIPDKWMGLDAGPKSIESYKDVILGSKTIIWNGPQGVFEMENFAKGSIQCLELVIQATQNGAITIVGGGDTASLVEQQKKKDQISHVSTGGGASLELLEGKELPGVVALSNK from the coding sequence ATGTTAGGAAACAAACTTACAATATCTGATATCCCCAGTGTCAAAAACAAGAGAGTTTTAGTACGGGCAGATTATAATGTACCTATTGAAAATGGAGAAGTAAAAGATACGACAAGAATTGTTGCAACATTACCAactattaattatttaaaaaaagaaggagcttcaaaaataattttaatttcacATTGTGGTAGACCAGATggattaaaaaatttaaaatatacattaaaaCCTGTAGCCgaagttttaaaaaaattattaggAGAagatgtattatttttaaatgattgTGTTGGAAGTGatatagaaaaagaaataaataatgctAAAAATCAAtctgttattttattagaaAATTTAAGATTTCATATTGAAGAAGAGGGTAAGGGAGTGGATGCTGCaggtaataaaataaaagcaaATAAAGAAGATATTGAAAAGTTTCAAAATAAACTTACAAAATTAGgagatatatttattaatgatGCATTTGGAACAGCACATCGTGCACACAGTAGTATGGTaggaataaaattaaatgttAAAGCATCTGgatttttaatgaaaaaagaattaGAATATTTTAGTAAAGCTTTAGAAAATCCACAAAGACCTGTATTAGCTATTTTAGGTGGTGCAAAAGTTTCAGATAAAAttcaattaataaaaaatttattggACAAAGTTGATAGAATGATTATTGGTGGTGGTATGGCATATACTTTTAAACgagttttaaaaaatatggaaattggagattctttatttgatgAAGCTGGAAGTAAAATtgtaaatgaaataatggaaaaagcaaaaagtaaaaatgtCCAAATTTGTTTACCAGTCGATTTTAAAATTGCTGataaatttgataataatgcaaatacaaaatttgTAACAGATGAAGAAGGAATACCTGATAAATGGATGGGATTAGATGCTGGACCTAAAAGTATTGAAAGTTATAAAGATGTTATTTTAGGTTCTAAAACAATTATATGGAATGGACCACAAGGTGTTTTTGAAATGGAAAACTTTGCTAAAGGAAGTATACAATGTCTTGAATTAGTTATCCAAGCAACACAAAATGGGGCTATTACAATTGTTGGAGGTGGTGATACTGCTTCTTTAGTAGaacaacaaaaaaagaaagatcAAATTAGTCACGTTTCAACAGGTGGTGGGGCATCTCTTGAATTATTAGAAGGAAAAGAGTTACCTGGTGTTGTAGctttatcaaataaataa